One Petrotoga sp. 9PWA.NaAc.5.4 genomic window, TAGTTTTTTGTATAAGATATTTTCTTTTCTCTATAATTAATATCCGCAAAATATTTATCTGTTTTTGCAATTTTTTGGAAATCTTGTGTGAGATAAAATCAGAAAAATTTTTCTGAAAATAATATATGTTTCTTGTATTATGTATTATATAATGTCCTATTTTTTAAGACAGTTTTGTCTGAAAATTTCATACAGTTCTGTCTTATTTTTTAAGACAGGTGTCTTAATTTTTCGGGTACTTTCACTTTTGATTTTTCAAAATTCTTTGATATTTTTTAGGAGAGTTTTTAGAAATTAAATTGACTTTTAAAATAGTTTGAGTTAGGTTATAATAGTTATATCAAAGTTGTTTGAGAGGAAAATAATACGGGGTTGATTTTATAGTGAAAATACTTTTTATTACCAATTTATTCCCTTATCCAGAAAATGAAACAAGTGGGATTTTTATAACTAAGAGATTAAAGGAGTTGAAAGAGTTTGATATTGAGTTTAAGACATATGGAATAATTGGGAAAGATACATTTATATTAAAAATTGTAAAATATATCTTTAGAAAGCAAGAAGCTGGGATTAGAGAAGCAAGCATTGTTAGTAAAGGTATAGAATATAATTATGCAAATTTCAAGAGAACTTTAATGGATTCTATTTATAAGAAGGTTTTTAGGAAAGATCTTTTATTGACCTATTCACGAAGACTTTCAGAAAAAATTTCTAATTTAACTATTAATGAATCATTTGATATAATTCATGCTCATGGAATGTTTGATCCGCCATCTGGTTTGGTAGCAAAACTTATATCAGAGAAATTAAATATTCCATATGTTGTTACTTGTCATGGTAGCGATATAAATTTAGCAATGCCAAATAACAAAGAATTGTATAATAACGTATTAGAACAAGCAGGTAAAGTAATATTTGTAAGTAACGCTTTGCTAAATAAAGCAAAATCTTTAGATTATTCAGAAAAAAATGCTGTTGTTATACCAAATGGTGTAGACCCAAAAATTTTCAAGCCTTTAGATAAAGAAAAGATAAAAAACGAATTAGGATTTAACAAAAAGGTAGTAGGATTTGTTGGAGGTTTGAAAAAAATAAAGAGAGCTGATAAATTCCCTCAGATATTTGAATATATATCGAGTAAGAAAGATGTAGAGTTTTTAGTTGTTGGAGATGGAGAATTAAGAGAAAACATTGAAAAAGAATGCCAAAAAAGAAATTTGAAGGCAAAATTTGTTGGAAGAGTTTCTCAGGATAAGGTGCCGTATTATATTAATGCTATGGATGTTATGATACTACCAAGTAGAAATGAAGGATTTGGAGCGGTAATAATTGAAGCTCAAGCGTGTGGAGTATCGGTTGTTGGAAGTAGTAATGGTGGAATACCAGAAGCAATAGGAGATGGAGGGATAGTTGTAGAAGAAGGAGAGAACTTTGAAAAAAGGTTAGCAGAAGCTGTGATTAACTTATTAGAAAATCCTATCGATAGTAATTATATAAGAGAGAAAGCTTTAGAGTATTCGTGGGAAAACATTGTAAAAAAAGAAGTGAAAGTATATGAAGAAGTGTTGAAAGAGGAAGAATTTAAATGAATAAAGAAAGAAACTTTATTAAATCATTTTTTCAGTTTTCTATAGGGCAATGGATTGCTGCCCTTATTTCTTTTGTCACTACCCCTATAACTACCTGGCTCATCATTCCTGAAGAATTTGGTAAGGCCTCTATGTTTACATTAGCCTTTAATTTGTTTTTAAACATCTCTCTCCTTGGTACTGATCAAAGCTTTGTAAGAATGTTCTATGAGAAACCAGAAGAAGATAGACGAAACCTGCTTTGGGAATCTTTGATGCCAGGTCTGTCTGTAGGATTTATTGTGTTTGTTATAATTGGATTGTTTTGGAAGGAGTTATCTTTCGTTCTTTTTGAGGATTCTAATCATTTTTTATCTATCTTCTTACTGGGGCTGACTATTTTAATAGGATGTGTAGAACGATTTGCCACATTAGTTGTTAGAATGAAACAAAGAGGTATAGCCTTTTCAACGCTAAGAGTTGTTAACGGGATTTCAAATGCTGTTTTTACGATCTTGTATGCATTGCTTGTTTCAAGAACTTTTTATGCCATTATTGTAGGATTGTTTCTTTCTCATATAGTTTCTGCCACATTAGCTATATTTCTTGAAAGAGATTTGTGGTTTGGAAAGTTTAAAGTTAACTTTGATTCAGTCAAAGAAATTATCAAGTATGGGCTACCTTTTGTTCCTACATTTTTAATAATCTGGATTTTTCAATCTTTTGATAAATTAGCTTTAAGAAACTATGCAACTTTTACTGAGATTGGATTGTATTCAGCAGCTTTTAAAGTAGTTGCTATTATGAATTTAATTCAAACGGGTTTTACCACCTTCTGGACACCTGTTTCTTACGAAAGTTATGAAAATAATCCAGAAAGTACCGGGCTTTTTGAAAAGGTATCTTTGTTTATTTCCGCTGCTATGTTTGTTGTGGGAATGCTAATTATTGTGTTTAAAGATGTAATATTTTTACTTTTAGCAAAATCTTATCGTTCTGCAGCACAAATAGCTCCTTTTCTAATTTTAATGCCAATAATGTACACAACATCAGAAGTGTCAGTTGTGGGAATCAACTTTAAGAAAAAAACTTTTTGGCACATGTTGATAGCAACTGTGGCGGCGGGATGTAACATTGTTGGGAACACATTACTTGTTCCTTTGTATGGTGCAAAAGGCGCAGCTTTTGCGACAGGTATATCTTATATTATCTTCTTTATTATGAGAACGTTTATATCAAAGTATTTA contains:
- a CDS encoding lipopolysaccharide biosynthesis protein; translated protein: MNKERNFIKSFFQFSIGQWIAALISFVTTPITTWLIIPEEFGKASMFTLAFNLFLNISLLGTDQSFVRMFYEKPEEDRRNLLWESLMPGLSVGFIVFVIIGLFWKELSFVLFEDSNHFLSIFLLGLTILIGCVERFATLVVRMKQRGIAFSTLRVVNGISNAVFTILYALLVSRTFYAIIVGLFLSHIVSATLAIFLERDLWFGKFKVNFDSVKEIIKYGLPFVPTFLIIWIFQSFDKLALRNYATFTEIGLYSAAFKVVAIMNLIQTGFTTFWTPVSYESYENNPESTGLFEKVSLFISAAMFVVGMLIIVFKDVIFLLLAKSYRSAAQIAPFLILMPIMYTTSEVSVVGINFKKKTFWHMLIATVAAGCNIVGNTLLVPLYGAKGAAFATGISYIIFFIMRTFISKYLYPVNYHLGKFFTATIVFVIVAFINTFIGNLVWQVLSAVVGLVIVLLVYNTEVKYVLDLVVDELKRVKNKVTNRV
- a CDS encoding glycosyltransferase translates to MKILFITNLFPYPENETSGIFITKRLKELKEFDIEFKTYGIIGKDTFILKIVKYIFRKQEAGIREASIVSKGIEYNYANFKRTLMDSIYKKVFRKDLLLTYSRRLSEKISNLTINESFDIIHAHGMFDPPSGLVAKLISEKLNIPYVVTCHGSDINLAMPNNKELYNNVLEQAGKVIFVSNALLNKAKSLDYSEKNAVVIPNGVDPKIFKPLDKEKIKNELGFNKKVVGFVGGLKKIKRADKFPQIFEYISSKKDVEFLVVGDGELRENIEKECQKRNLKAKFVGRVSQDKVPYYINAMDVMILPSRNEGFGAVIIEAQACGVSVVGSSNGGIPEAIGDGGIVVEEGENFEKRLAEAVINLLENPIDSNYIREKALEYSWENIVKKEVKVYEEVLKEEEFK